From the genome of Candidatus Electrothrix communis, one region includes:
- a CDS encoding ABC transporter substrate-binding protein has product MMAKKFALTVHQNTQEDGDSLMALIQRCTLSLIFILFFGIICFASNSEIRIADPSGDWGFPTPYRHYPRGPGYIRMSMIFDTLIWKDTTGVIPALAESWSYEPETLSYLFTLRQGVKWHDGRPFTPADVVFTFQYIKEHAYNFVRLDSVASCEIEGEYQVRVKLREPYAPFLAYMATMPILPKHVWNKVSDPKKYVQPDSFIGTGPYTFVDFHKVKGTYLFEAFADYYQGRPKIDRLIYIKADDPLLALLTGKADLAQIEPNMVKILEKKGMTILRNQRGWNKKLMINHTKEPFSNKEFRHALAHAINRQEIIDKAHQGHGTVASDGLLSPDHEFYNPKTPSYEYNPAKARKILTSLGYTHGKDGFFTKDGKPLRVRLLASTVTTTDRDGEIIRHQLEQVGIAVDLQMQEKTAADTQIKAWDFDLAVSGHGGLLGDAVILNRMISPDTGSVNSARYAGSTKLLRLLKEQLHTTGKEKRRLILAEIQKIYAEELPALSLYYPESTAAYNPKKGISWYFTPGGIGTGIPICQNKAALLR; this is encoded by the coding sequence TCTGCTTTGCGAGCAATAGTGAAATTCGCATTGCTGACCCAAGCGGCGACTGGGGTTTTCCCACACCGTATCGCCATTATCCGCGCGGGCCGGGATATATTCGGATGAGCATGATTTTTGACACCCTGATCTGGAAAGATACAACAGGTGTGATTCCAGCTCTGGCCGAATCGTGGAGCTATGAGCCGGAGACGCTGAGTTACCTATTCACCTTGCGGCAAGGAGTGAAATGGCATGACGGCAGGCCGTTTACTCCGGCTGATGTGGTCTTTACCTTTCAGTATATCAAAGAACATGCTTATAATTTTGTTCGTCTGGACAGTGTCGCTAGCTGTGAGATTGAGGGGGAGTATCAGGTCAGGGTCAAATTACGTGAGCCTTATGCTCCCTTTCTCGCCTATATGGCCACCATGCCCATTCTGCCGAAACATGTCTGGAACAAGGTGAGCGATCCAAAGAAATACGTCCAGCCGGACAGTTTTATTGGCACCGGGCCGTATACCTTTGTCGATTTCCATAAGGTCAAGGGTACCTATTTATTTGAGGCCTTTGCCGATTATTACCAAGGCCGCCCCAAAATCGACCGGCTGATCTATATAAAGGCTGATGATCCTTTGCTGGCTCTGCTTACCGGCAAGGCGGATTTGGCTCAGATTGAGCCGAATATGGTCAAAATTTTAGAGAAAAAAGGCATGACCATCCTGCGGAATCAACGGGGCTGGAATAAAAAGCTGATGATCAATCATACAAAAGAGCCGTTCAGTAATAAGGAATTTCGCCATGCCCTGGCCCATGCGATCAACCGACAGGAAATAATTGACAAGGCCCATCAGGGCCACGGTACAGTAGCTTCCGATGGCCTGCTCTCGCCGGATCACGAGTTTTACAACCCAAAAACGCCGAGCTACGAGTATAATCCGGCCAAGGCTCGGAAGATCCTGACCTCTTTGGGCTATACCCACGGTAAAGATGGATTTTTTACCAAGGACGGGAAGCCATTGCGTGTCCGGCTCTTGGCTTCCACCGTGACCACGACGGATCGGGACGGAGAGATTATCAGGCACCAGTTGGAGCAGGTCGGCATTGCTGTTGATCTCCAGATGCAGGAAAAAACTGCGGCTGACACCCAGATTAAGGCCTGGGATTTTGACCTCGCTGTTTCCGGGCACGGGGGTCTGCTGGGAGACGCGGTTATACTCAACCGAATGATCTCCCCGGATACCGGTTCGGTGAACTCGGCCCGCTACGCTGGCAGCACAAAGTTGCTCCGGTTGCTTAAAGAACAGCTACATACGACAGGCAAGGAAAAACGGCGGCTTATTCTCGCTGAGATTCAGAAAATCTATGCCGAGGAGCTGCCAGCTCTCTCCCTGTACTACCCGGAATCAACAGCGGCTTATAATCCGAAAAAAGGCATCAGCTGGTATTTTACGCCCGGAGGCATCGGAACCGGAATTCCGATTTGCCAGAACAAAGCGGCCCTGCTTCGCTGA